The following are from one region of the Ochotona princeps isolate mOchPri1 chromosome 4, mOchPri1.hap1, whole genome shotgun sequence genome:
- the SRPRA gene encoding signal recognition particle receptor subunit alpha, translated as MLDFFTIFSKGGLVLWCFQGVSDSCTGPVNALIRSVLLQERGGNNSFTHEALTLKYKLDNQFELVFVVGFQKILTLTYVDKLIDDVHRLFRDKYRTEIQQHSALSLLNGTFDFQNDFLRLLREAEESSKIRVPATMKKFEDSEKAKKPVRSMIETRGEKPKEKAKNNKKKGTKKEGSDGSLATNKAVPADKSGLPMGPENGVELSKEELIRRKREEFIQKHGRGMEKSSKSKSDAPKEKGKKVPRVWELGGCANKEVLDYSTPTTNGTPEAAPLSEDINLIRGTGPGGQLQDLDCSSSDDEGTAQNSTKPSATKGTLGGMFGMLKGLVGSKSLSREDMESVLDKMRDHLIAKNVAADIAVQLCESVANKLEGKVMGTFSTVTSTVKQALQESLVQILQPQRRVDMLRDIMDAQRRQRPYVVTFCGVNGVGKSTNLAKISFWLLENGFSVLIAACDTFRAGAVEQLRTHTRRLSALHPPEKHGGRTMVQLFEKGYGKDAAGIAMEAIAFARNQGFDVVLVDTAGRMQDNAPLMTALAKLITVNTPDLVLFVGEALVGNEAVDQLVKFNRALADHSMAQTPRLIDGIVLTKFDTIDDKVGAAISMTYITSKPIVFVGTGQTYCDLRSLNAKAVVAALMKA; from the exons ATGCTCGACTTCTTCACTATCTTCTCCAAGGGCGGGCTTGTGCTCTGGTGCTTCCAGGGCGTGAGCGACTCATGCACCGGACCCGTGAACGCGCTGATTCGCTCGGTCCTGCTGCAG gAACGGGGAGGTAACAATTCCTTCACCCATGAGGCACTCACTCTCAAGTATAAACTGGACAACCAGTTTGAGCTGGTGTTTGTG GTTGGTTTTCAGAAGATCCTAACGCTGACGTATGTAGACAAACTGATTGATGATGTGCACCGGCTTTTCCGAGACAAGTACCGCACGGAGATCCAGCAGCACAGTGCCCTGAGTCTACTAAATGGCACCTTTGATTTCCAGAATGACTTTCTGCGGCTCCTTCG GGAAGCGGAGGAGAGCAGTAAGATCCGCGTTCCTGCTACCATGAAGAAATTTGAAGATTCTGAAAAGGCCAAAAAACCTGTGAGATCCATGATTGAGACACGGGGGGAGAAGCccaaagagaaagcaaagaacaacaaaaaaaaggggACCAAAAAAGAAG GTTCTGATGGCTCTTTGGCCACCAATAAAGCAGTCCCAGCAGACAAGTCGGGTCTCCCAATGGGGCCAGAGAATGGAGTGGAACTTTCCAAAGAGGAACTGATACGCAGGAAGCGAGAGGAGTTCATCCAGAAGCACGGGAGGGGTATGGAGAAGTCGAG CAAGTCCAAGTCAGATGCTCCGAAGGAGAAGGGCAAAAAGGTGCCCCGGGTGTGGGAACTTGGTGGCTGTGCTAACAAGGAAGTCCTGGATTACAGTACTCCCACCACCAACGGAACCCCTGAGGCCGCCCCCCTGTCTGAGGACATCAACTTG ATTCGAGGGACTGGGCCTGGGGGGCAGCTTCAGGATCTGGACTGCAGCAGCTCAGATGATGAAGGGACCGCTCAGAACTCCACCAAACCAAG TGCTACCAAGGGGACTCTGGGTGGCATGTTTGGGATGCTGAAGGGCCTTGTGGGTTCCAAGAGCTTGAGTCGCGAAGACATGGAATCTGTGCTGGACAAGATGCGTGACCATCTTATTG CTAAGAATGTGGCTGCAGACATTGCTGTCCAGCTCTGTGAATCTGTTGCCaacaagctggaagggaaggtgaTGGGGACATTCAGCA CGGTGACTTCCACAGTAAAGCAAGCGTTGCAGGAGTCCCTGGTGCAGATCCTGCAGCCACAGCGTCGCGTGGACATGCTGAGGGACATCATGGATGCCCAGCGTCGCCAGCGCCCTTATGTTGTGACTTTCTGTGGTGTGAACGGAGTGGGGAAGTCTACCAATCTTGCCAAG ATTTCTTTCTGGCTATtagaaaatggcttcagtgtgcttATAGCTGCCTGTGACACATTTCGTGCTGGGGCTGTAGAGCAGCTGCGCACACATACTCGGCGTCTGAGTGCCCTACACCCCCCAGAGAAGCATGGTGGTCGCACTATGGTGCAGTTGTTTGAAAAGGGTTACGGCAAGGATGCTGCTGGCATTGCCATGGAAGCCATTGCCTTTG cacgTAACCAAGGCTTTGATGTGGTGCTGGTGGACACAGCTGGCCGCATGCAAGACAATGCCCCCCTGATGACTGCCCTGGCCAAACTCATAACTGTCAATACACCCGACCTGGTGCTGTTTGTGGGGGAGGCCTTAGTAGGCAATGAAGCCGTGGACCAGCTG GTGAAGTTCAACAGAGCTTTGGCTGACCATTCAATGGCTCAAACACCTCGGCTAATTGATGGCATTGTCCTCACCAAATTTGACACCATTGATGACAAG GTGGGAGCTGCTATTTCTATGACGTACATCACAAGCAAACCCATCGTCTTTGTGGGCACTGGCCAGACCTACTGTGACCTACGCAGTCTCAACGCCAAGGCTGTGGTGGCTGCCCTCATGAAGGCTTAA
- the FAM118B gene encoding protein FAM118B isoform X4, whose amino-acid sequence MASTGSQASDIDEIFGFFNDGAPPCKKPRKLLPSLKTKKPRELVLVIGTGISAAVAPQVPALKSWKGLIQALLDAAIDFDLLEDEESKKFQKCLHEDKNLVHLAHDLIQKLSPRTSNVRSTFFKDCLYEVFDDLESKMEDSGKQLLQSVLHLMENGALVLTTNFDNLLELYAADQGKQLESLDLTDEKKVLEWAQEKRKLSVLHIHGVYTNPSGIVLHPAGYQNVLRNTEVMREIQKLYENKSFLFLGCGWTVDDTTFQALFLEAVKHKSDLEHFMLVRRGDVDEFKKLRENMLDKGIKVISYGNDYADLPEYFKRLTCEISTRGRSGVVREGQLNGSSAVHSELRGCST is encoded by the exons ATGGCTTCTACAGGGAGCCAGGCCTCTGATATAGACGAGATTTTTGGATTCTTCAATGATGGCGCACCCCCCTGCAAAAAGCCCAG GAAGCTGCTTCCAAGCCTGAAAACCAAGAAGCCCCGGGAACTTGTGCTGGTCATTGGCACAGGCATCAGTGCTGCTGTTGCGCCTCAGGTCCCAGCGCTGAAGTCCTGGAAGGGGCTGATTCAGGCCTTACTGGACGCGGCCATTGATTTTGACCTTTTAGAAGATGAGGAGAGTAAAAAGTTTCAGAAATGTCTTCATGAAGATAAGAACCTTGTGCATTTGGCACATGACCTCATCCAGAAACTCTCTCCT CGTACCAGTAATGTTCGATCTACATTCTTCAAGGACTGTTTATATGAAGTGTTTGACGACCTGGAGTCGAAGATGGAAGATTCCGGGAAGCAGCTCCTTCAGTCAGTTCTGCACTTGATGGAAAATGGAGCCCTGGTGTTAACTACAAATTTTGATAATCTCCTGGAACTGTATGCAGCAGATCAAGGAAAACAGCTTGAATCCCTCGaccttacagatgagaaaaag GTCCTGGAGTGGGCGCAGGAGAAGCGGAAGCTGAGCGTGTTGCACATCCATGGCGTCTACACCAACCCCAGTGGCATCGTCCTTCATCCAGCTGGGTATCAGAACGTCCTTAGGAACACTGAAGTTATG aGAGAGATTCAGAAACTCTACGAAAACAAGTCATTTCTTTTCTTGGGTTGTGGCTGGACTGTGGATGACACCACATTCCAGGCCCTTTTCCTGGAGGCTGTCAAGCATAAATCGGACCTCGAACATTTCATGCTGGTTAGAAGAGGAGATGTTGATGAGTTCAAGAAGCTTCGAGAAAATATGTTAGATAAAGGGATTAAAGTCATCTCCTATGGAAATGACTATGCCGACCTTCCAGAATATTTCAAGCGGCTGACATGTGAGATCTCCACGAGGGGTAGATCAG GAGTGGTGAGAGAAGGTCAGCTAAATGGTTCCTCCGCAGTACACAGTGAACTAAGAG GCTGCAGTACATGA
- the FAM118B gene encoding protein FAM118B isoform X2, whose product MPGSRNWMASTGSQASDIDEIFGFFNDGAPPCKKPRKLLPSLKTKKPRELVLVIGTGISAAVAPQVPALKSWKGLIQALLDAAIDFDLLEDEESKKFQKCLHEDKNLVHLAHDLIQKLSPRTSNVRSTFFKDCLYEVFDDLESKMEDSGKQLLQSVLHLMENGALVLTTNFDNLLELYAADQGKQLESLDLTDEKKVLEWAQEKRKLSVLHIHGVYTNPSGIVLHPAGYQNVLRNTEVMREIQKLYENKSFLFLGCGWTVDDTTFQALFLEAVKHKSDLEHFMLVRRGDVDEFKKLRENMLDKGIKVISYGNDYADLPEYFKRLTCEISTRGRSGCST is encoded by the exons AAACTGGATGGCTTCTACAGGGAGCCAGGCCTCTGATATAGACGAGATTTTTGGATTCTTCAATGATGGCGCACCCCCCTGCAAAAAGCCCAG GAAGCTGCTTCCAAGCCTGAAAACCAAGAAGCCCCGGGAACTTGTGCTGGTCATTGGCACAGGCATCAGTGCTGCTGTTGCGCCTCAGGTCCCAGCGCTGAAGTCCTGGAAGGGGCTGATTCAGGCCTTACTGGACGCGGCCATTGATTTTGACCTTTTAGAAGATGAGGAGAGTAAAAAGTTTCAGAAATGTCTTCATGAAGATAAGAACCTTGTGCATTTGGCACATGACCTCATCCAGAAACTCTCTCCT CGTACCAGTAATGTTCGATCTACATTCTTCAAGGACTGTTTATATGAAGTGTTTGACGACCTGGAGTCGAAGATGGAAGATTCCGGGAAGCAGCTCCTTCAGTCAGTTCTGCACTTGATGGAAAATGGAGCCCTGGTGTTAACTACAAATTTTGATAATCTCCTGGAACTGTATGCAGCAGATCAAGGAAAACAGCTTGAATCCCTCGaccttacagatgagaaaaag GTCCTGGAGTGGGCGCAGGAGAAGCGGAAGCTGAGCGTGTTGCACATCCATGGCGTCTACACCAACCCCAGTGGCATCGTCCTTCATCCAGCTGGGTATCAGAACGTCCTTAGGAACACTGAAGTTATG aGAGAGATTCAGAAACTCTACGAAAACAAGTCATTTCTTTTCTTGGGTTGTGGCTGGACTGTGGATGACACCACATTCCAGGCCCTTTTCCTGGAGGCTGTCAAGCATAAATCGGACCTCGAACATTTCATGCTGGTTAGAAGAGGAGATGTTGATGAGTTCAAGAAGCTTCGAGAAAATATGTTAGATAAAGGGATTAAAGTCATCTCCTATGGAAATGACTATGCCGACCTTCCAGAATATTTCAAGCGGCTGACATGTGAGATCTCCACGAGGGGTAGATCAG GCTGCAGTACATGA
- the FAM118B gene encoding protein FAM118B isoform X1 has translation MPGSRNWMASTGSQASDIDEIFGFFNDGAPPCKKPRKLLPSLKTKKPRELVLVIGTGISAAVAPQVPALKSWKGLIQALLDAAIDFDLLEDEESKKFQKCLHEDKNLVHLAHDLIQKLSPRTSNVRSTFFKDCLYEVFDDLESKMEDSGKQLLQSVLHLMENGALVLTTNFDNLLELYAADQGKQLESLDLTDEKKVLEWAQEKRKLSVLHIHGVYTNPSGIVLHPAGYQNVLRNTEVMREIQKLYENKSFLFLGCGWTVDDTTFQALFLEAVKHKSDLEHFMLVRRGDVDEFKKLRENMLDKGIKVISYGNDYADLPEYFKRLTCEISTRGRSGVVREGQLNGSSAVHSELRGCST, from the exons AAACTGGATGGCTTCTACAGGGAGCCAGGCCTCTGATATAGACGAGATTTTTGGATTCTTCAATGATGGCGCACCCCCCTGCAAAAAGCCCAG GAAGCTGCTTCCAAGCCTGAAAACCAAGAAGCCCCGGGAACTTGTGCTGGTCATTGGCACAGGCATCAGTGCTGCTGTTGCGCCTCAGGTCCCAGCGCTGAAGTCCTGGAAGGGGCTGATTCAGGCCTTACTGGACGCGGCCATTGATTTTGACCTTTTAGAAGATGAGGAGAGTAAAAAGTTTCAGAAATGTCTTCATGAAGATAAGAACCTTGTGCATTTGGCACATGACCTCATCCAGAAACTCTCTCCT CGTACCAGTAATGTTCGATCTACATTCTTCAAGGACTGTTTATATGAAGTGTTTGACGACCTGGAGTCGAAGATGGAAGATTCCGGGAAGCAGCTCCTTCAGTCAGTTCTGCACTTGATGGAAAATGGAGCCCTGGTGTTAACTACAAATTTTGATAATCTCCTGGAACTGTATGCAGCAGATCAAGGAAAACAGCTTGAATCCCTCGaccttacagatgagaaaaag GTCCTGGAGTGGGCGCAGGAGAAGCGGAAGCTGAGCGTGTTGCACATCCATGGCGTCTACACCAACCCCAGTGGCATCGTCCTTCATCCAGCTGGGTATCAGAACGTCCTTAGGAACACTGAAGTTATG aGAGAGATTCAGAAACTCTACGAAAACAAGTCATTTCTTTTCTTGGGTTGTGGCTGGACTGTGGATGACACCACATTCCAGGCCCTTTTCCTGGAGGCTGTCAAGCATAAATCGGACCTCGAACATTTCATGCTGGTTAGAAGAGGAGATGTTGATGAGTTCAAGAAGCTTCGAGAAAATATGTTAGATAAAGGGATTAAAGTCATCTCCTATGGAAATGACTATGCCGACCTTCCAGAATATTTCAAGCGGCTGACATGTGAGATCTCCACGAGGGGTAGATCAG GAGTGGTGAGAGAAGGTCAGCTAAATGGTTCCTCCGCAGTACACAGTGAACTAAGAG GCTGCAGTACATGA